Proteins encoded by one window of Verrucomicrobiota bacterium:
- a CDS encoding DUF488 domain-containing protein, translated as MEIYTIGFTKKGAAEFFDALKRAGVRRLVDVRLHNTSHLAGFAKRDDLEYFLGAICSAEYVHVPLLAPTDELLDGYKNKTLSWEEYETRFRALLSERRVEQVVDRRLFDDGPAVLLCSEPEASHCHRRLAAEYLQEQWGGFGITHL; from the coding sequence GTGGAGATCTACACGATCGGTTTCACCAAGAAAGGCGCCGCCGAGTTCTTCGACGCCCTGAAACGGGCCGGCGTGCGGCGCCTTGTTGATGTGCGGCTCCACAACACGTCGCACCTGGCGGGGTTTGCCAAGCGCGACGACCTCGAGTATTTCCTCGGAGCGATCTGCAGCGCCGAGTACGTGCACGTGCCGCTGCTGGCGCCGACGGACGAGCTCCTCGACGGGTACAAGAACAAGACCCTGTCGTGGGAGGAGTACGAGACGCGCTTTCGTGCCTTGTTGAGCGAGCGCCGGGTCGAGCAGGTCGTTGACCGGCGGCTGTTCGACGACGGCCCGGCCGTGCTGCTCTGCAGCGAGCCGGAGGCGAGCCACTGCCACCGCCGGCTCGCGGCCGAGTATCTGCAAGAGCAGTGGGGCGGTTTCGGGATCACCCATCTCTAA